TAACGTATAATCATGTGTGGGTTTAACTGATATCTCTATCAGCCGCAGCACCCGCCGCCGCATGAACCACCACCAGACATATTTGAGTTGATGGAAAACCCTGAGCCCCTTGACGTGGTAACAAAATCTATGTTGATAGGTTTTGCCAGTTCAAACAACTGTTCATTTATCACGTATGTGATGTCGTCTTCTTCAAAAACCTTATCCCCTTCCTTTGCCTCATCCAGAGACATTCCCAGAGAGGGACCTGCTCACCCGCCCTCGGAATACGCCAGCCGTATCGGTAGCGTCTCCTGCTTCGATTCGAGGATTTGTTTAATCATATCCTGTGCCTTTTCTGAAACTTCAAACATTCTACATGCTCCTTTTTATTTTCTATTTGTTTTGAATAAACCTTCCAATAAGTGCCTTATAAAATTCCATAACGCCATCTACAAGACAGTAGCAAACGCGTGAACCATCAATCTCCCCCTGTATCCACCCTGTTTCTTTCAACACCTTGAGGTGCTGGGAAACGCTTGACTGCGCCAGCGGAAGGGTATTAACAATGTCTCCGCAGATACATCTCGCTTCCGGAGGCTTGTGTGCCAGCATACGAACAATCTCAACCCGTGCAGGATGGGCAAGCCCCCTGGAAAGTTCTACAAGCATTCCCTTGCACGTCTCGAGAGTAGCTTTCTCAAGAACCCCGACGTCTGCCGGGTAATATTTATATCTATTATCATAAGCTTCCATCAGCAACTTCTTTCCCTTTAGGTTTTTTAGCCCCAATATATGCGGAAAAAACCATATTTTCAGCTCCCCTGCCGATATTCCAACTCTTAATTATCAGATCACTATGGTCTTTTCGTACAATAGAAGTTTTTTCAAAACCAAGTTCATCAAGAATCTGTCTCACCTCATCAGGTGAGATAGCTCCGGTAATTCACCCTGTGTAGGCCGAAGGGTCATCTTTAATTTCCCGGGGTATTTCGCCGGATCTCAGAACATCAGATATGCTGATGCGGCCTCCTGGTCTTAATACTCTTAATATTTCCCTGTAAACCGCCCTCTTGTCCGGAGACAGGTTTATAACACAGTTTGAAACTACTACATCTACAAAATCGTCATCAACAGGAAGGTTTTCTATTTCACCCAGCCGAAACTCACAGTTACTAACTTTGAGTTCTTCAGCATTTTTCCTTGCTATGGCCACCATCTCCGAAGTCATGTCAACGCCAATGACATATCCTTTCCCCCCCACGCTCTTTGCCGCAAGGAACACGTCGAATCCTGCCCCACTTCCCAGATCGAGCACTACTTCCCCTTCCTTTAAATCAGCTATGGCCAGTGGGTTCCCACATCCAAGACCGAGATTGGCCTTATTCAACTCCATAGCAATCCGGTCTTTCTCGTAACCAAGTGTCTCCCCATAACTCGCAATTTCAGCAGGATTCAGCAAACCACTACAACATTCCTTTGAACATCCTGATTCGGACGAAATCGCAACCCTGGAATATTTTTCTCTGACGATACTCTTAATCTTTTTGTTGTTATGCTTCACTTCACCCCCACGCATCTCCGTTTATCGTAAATCTACGATAATATAGTGTCGCTGTATCGCTATGTCAAATAAATTTTTAGTAATTATAAAAGATTTGTATTTTACAGCGCTCTTCTTGAACTGAACATCGAGCCATTTCCCGCAGCTTGCGGCGGGGAGATTCAAATGGGTGTAAATAGAAAATGGCTTGACAACAAACTGTGGATTATATGGAAACTTAAACTGAAAAATAACCGGAAGGCAACGGAATCTATCTAATTTTGCCTGAAAACCGTCCGTTAATTTTGGGATGATGGTTCTTATTCCCAAAAGGGGTAAGAGTCAGGTTATTGAAATTTTCTGTCATGCTAAGTGAAGGCAGCGGCAGGATTTTTATTAAAACTACGAAACGCCCCGCACCAACCTGGTTGAGCGGGGTTTTTATTAGGGCTGTATTCATCAATCGTCGAGGATATAAAGAGGAGACTAAGGCTTACTCACTCCTCGCAATGACCGAACCTGCAATTATGCAAAGCCTGCAAGAGGGAATCTTATGGCTATCAATATTGCGTTGATTATTATCTTGGGGCTGTGTGCAGACTATCTTTTTCGGAACATCAGGTTGCCCGGCCTGATTGGGATGTTGTTCGTTGGTGTTTTAGTTGGTCCTTACATCATGAATCTCGTCTCCCCGGAAATGACGCAAGTCTCGGGAGAATTCCGCCAGATTGCCTTGATCGTTATTCTGCTTAGAGCCGGATTGGAACTCCGCCGCGACACCCTGAAAAGAGTTGGCCGCGCCGCACTCATCATGAGCACTGTTCCGGCCATTTTTGAAATAATAGGGGTTATGCTGGTTGCCCCTATATTGTTAAGCATAACTTATCTTGAAGCAGCTATCCTCGGGACTATACTGGCGGCAGTTTCTCCAGCTGTCGTGGTACCGCTCATGATTGATTTTATGGATCGCGGTCGTGGGGCAAAAAAAGGCATCCCCACCCTGCTGCTTGGAGCGTCCGCTTTAGACGATGTCTTTGTCATTGTACTTTTCACCGTATTCTTAGGTATGTACAGTGGGAATGAAGTCCATATTTGGGCCAAGTTGGCTGATATTCCCATTTCTATTATACTTGGAATTATTGTCGGACTCGTACCAGGATATTTCCTCCTAAAACTTTTTCAGAAATATGATTGGCGCCCCCCTAAACGCACCCTGGTGGTTTTGGGTGTCGCCATTTGTCTTACCTGGTTGGAAGGTGCCTGCGAAAAATGGGTCCCAATAGCAAGTCTTCTGGGAGTTATGGCCATCGGATTCATTATCCTCGAAAAATCTGAACCCATTGCTCATATCATTTCCCGAAAACTTAAAAGCCTCTGGGTTTTTGCTGAACTACTTCTCTTTGTTCTTGTGGGTGCACAGGTAAACATCCATGTGGCATGGAAAGCAGGTCTTGCAGGCGCCGCGGTTATTCTGGTAGGCCTCATTTTTCGTAGCATAGGAACATACCTGTCTTTGCTGGGGTACGCCCCTCGACTGGAAGGAAAAGCTTTTTTGCGTGGTTGCATATGTTCCTAAGGCCACAGTTCAGGCAGCCATTGGAGCTGTACCCCTTGCAGCAGGTGTGGCTTCCGGAGAGGTTATTTTAGCCGTGGCCGTCCTTTCCATCATCCTGACTGCACCCCTTGGAGCTATTGGCATTAAATTCTTTGGAGAGAAGGTTTTGGACTACGGTGATCGTTCTACTTACAGATTTAAAGAACTCAGGGAAAAAATGGGACTCCCTCATGTGGGGGAAAGGGTCAGAAGCAAGCAATTCGGAACAGTTTGGAAAGTAATTGAACAGAAGGAAGCCTGGTTGGAAGAACCGGCAGACCCCGACAAAACCCAGGATATCCCCAGACAAGTTCCCGTTATCTATTTACGCTACTGGCATGAAAACAGCAACAGTGGTCCCGGTACGGGCAAAACGTGTTCATGCCGATACAGTCAAAAAGGCCCCTCCTTTATGGAGTACTGGGAAATCCTCTATGATTGGTAAGGGAAAACCTTACAAGAAAATGACCACAAAAAGGCCATGAATTGCGATAAGGTAAGCTGTTTGATGAAATGTTCAGTGATTTAGGAGTGATGATGTTAAGCAGCTGTCTTAACCTGGAAAATTGACGATGAAGTTATGATATTGATTCCCTGTGTGTAATTTATGGGACGGATTTATCCCTTTCCCCGTTAGCTTATTCTTCCTGTACTCTGCAACCGGCCAGCTTCGACGAAAATGAAGGCCTTCAATCAGTAATAAACACAATTCACGCCAGACGACAAATATTGGCAACACACCTAACATTTCTTGGTCAATATTTAATTGACATACAAGACCGAGTTTTTTATACTTTCGCGTCACAGAAGCAATGTCTTATGAAAAGGCTGTACTTGACACACAAACGCCTTCTTCATATACTCTGTCTACTGCGAAGCGAACTCCAATGAACAAAAACCGCAATAGAGGAGCTTTGAACATGGCAAAAAATAATTCATCAAAAAAAATAAGCAGAAGGAAATTTTTAAAAATATCCGCCTTAGCTACGGCGGGAGTTTTCACCGGTTTTCCCACCATTCAAGCATCAACGCCTACTGCCGAACTAATCCTGATAAATGGAAAAATTATTACTGTGGATGTCAAGGGCTCCATTATGGAGGGCGTGGCGGTTAGAGGCGGTAAAATCATTGATACGGGAATAGCAGAAAAAATTTCTAAATACATAGGGACCCAGACAAAAGTTATTGATCTGAAAGGAAAAACAGTAACTCCGGGATTGATTGATTCCCATGCGCACCTGCCACCATTCGGCCTGAGAGAATCCGGCGCATGGGTGAAACTCCAGGGGATGGAAACGAAGGAGGAAATCCTCGAAGCCCTTGCGCAGCGAGCCCGGATTACCCCGGCAGGCACGTTTATCAATGCCTGGGGCGTAGAGAGTCTTTCCCTCTCCTTCATGGACAAGAGGGACCTTGACAAGGTCACGTCACGCCACCCTCTCCTTGTGGTTCACACAGGGGGCCAGTGGGGCTTTGCCAACACACAGGCACTCAACGCTGCGGGGATTGACAAAAACACTGTCAGCCCACCGGGAAGCCGTGTGCAAAAAGGCAATGATGGGGAGCCAACAGGACTCCTCGTCCATTATCCCGCCCTCTACCTCGTGAGAAAGCACATGCCGATCATGAGCGACGAAGATGCGCGGGCCTCTATACGCCATGCAGCGGAACTCTATGTTAAAGAAGGGGTCACCACGATCCATGACAACTTCCTCATGGTTGCAGAAATCGGTTCGACAAAATTCATCAAGGCATACATCGATCTGGTACAAACAAAGACACTCCCAACGAGGATCAAGCTCTGGCCGTACCTTCCGAACCTCAAAGAGGCCACGCTGGTAATGGAGGACCTTTTCTCGGGAAAAGACCCGATGACTGATTCTCCTGTCCGTGAGCTCTCTGTTCTGCGCAAGCATCTGCCGGAGCTTTTTGCCGAAATGTGGGGAGGGTTGAAGATCGCCATAGACGGCGGAGGGCAGACCAGCCTCTGGTACGATAATCAGCGGGCGCTGCCACTCCATTCAACGGCAGATCTCAAGGCAATGGTGGCACTGTTTCACAGGGCAGACCAGCAGGTGAGTGTACACGCGA
The Syntrophales bacterium DNA segment above includes these coding regions:
- a CDS encoding metalloregulator ArsR/SmtB family transcription factor yields the protein MEAYDNRYKYYPADVGVLEKATLETCKGMLVELSRGLAHPARVEIVRMLAHKPPEARCICGDIVNTLPLAQSSVSQHLKVLKETGWIQGEIDGSRVCYCLVDGVMEFYKALIGRFIQNK
- the arsM gene encoding arsenite methyltransferase, encoding MKHNNKKIKSIVREKYSRVAISSESGCSKECCSGLLNPAEIASYGETLGYEKDRIAMELNKANLGLGCGNPLAIADLKEGEVVLDLGSGAGFDVFLAAKSVGGKGYVIGVDMTSEMVAIARKNAEELKVSNCEFRLGEIENLPVDDDFVDVVVSNCVINLSPDKRAVYREILRVLRPGGRISISDVLRSGEIPREIKDDPSAYTG
- a CDS encoding cation:proton antiporter; the protein is MAINIALIIILGLCADYLFRNIRLPGLIGMLFVGVLVGPYIMNLVSPEMTQVSGEFRQIALIVILLRAGLELRRDTLKRVGRAALIMSTVPAIFEIIGVMLVAPILLSITYLEAAILGTILAAVSPAVVVPLMIDFMDRGRGAKKGIPTLLLGASALDDVFVIVLFTVFLGMYSGNEVHIWAKLADIPISIILGIIVGLVPGYFLLKLFQKYDWRPPKRTLVVLGVAICLTWLEGACEKWVPIASLLGVMAIGFIILEKSEPIAHIISRKLKSLWVFAELLLFVLVGAQVNIHVAWKAGLAGAAVILVGLIFRSIGTYLSLLGYAPRLEGKAFLRGCICS
- a CDS encoding amidohydrolase, producing MAKNNSSKKISRRKFLKISALATAGVFTGFPTIQASTPTAELILINGKIITVDVKGSIMEGVAVRGGKIIDTGIAEKISKYIGTQTKVIDLKGKTVTPGLIDSHAHLPPFGLRESGAWVKLQGMETKEEILEALAQRARITPAGTFINAWGVESLSLSFMDKRDLDKVTSRHPLLVVHTGGQWGFANTQALNAAGIDKNTVSPPGSRVQKGNDGEPTGLLVHYPALYLVRKHMPIMSDEDARASIRHAAELYVKEGVTTIHDNFLMVAEIGSTKFIKAYIDLVQTKTLPTRIKLWPYLPNLKEATLVMEDLFSGKDPMTDSPVRELSVLRKHLPELFAEMWGGLKIAIDGGGQTSLWYDNQRALPLHSTADLKAMVALFHRADQQVSVHAIGDKAVDLFLDSVEAAQKDHRRNDARHRIEHALLPRSGSLERIKRLGVVISTHPQWIFHWGNNFRMKNRAVAIPLNSYLKGGIPVAFGADPPAFPLYQPQIALWQAIKRTTKGGSRFDSSESISIQEALKMQTMGSAYSGFQEREIGSIETGKLADMVVWDRDYYSVSKDEIKDVKAVMTFVGGKSVYEKRGS